From Carassius gibelio isolate Cgi1373 ecotype wild population from Czech Republic chromosome B21, carGib1.2-hapl.c, whole genome shotgun sequence, the proteins below share one genomic window:
- the LOC127985800 gene encoding junctional adhesion molecule 3B, with amino-acid sequence MALTPLACVLLLLSMQCYISTLAVILKTTNAKPWVNEFESIELSCMIESITTSNPRIEWKKIKKGEPSYVYFGKEIAGDLEKRARIREPASLFILNATRADTADYRCEVTAPNDHKSFDEILISLTVRVKPVVPRCSVPKSVPVGKPAELHCLEDEGYPRSQYQWFRNKEEIPDDPKSSPKFLNSTYTLSGETGTLKFSAVRKEDAGEYYCRARNEAGFSECGAQMMEVYDINIAGIILGVVIVVTVLLCITVGIFCAYKRGYFTSQKQTGNNYKAPAKGEGLDYVRTEDEGDFRHKSSFVI; translated from the exons GCTACATCAGCACCTTGGCAGTCATCCTCAAGACGACGAATGCTAAACCATGGGTCAATGAGTTTGAAT CGATCGAGCTGTCCTGCATGATAGAGTCAATCACCACTTCTAATCCAAGAATAGAATGGAAGAAGATTAAGAAAGGAGAGCCAAGTTATGTGTATTTTGGAAAAGAAATAGCAG gtgaCTTAGAAAAGAGAGCAAGAATCCGAGAACCTGCGTCTTTATTCATTCTCAACGCAACAAGAGCCGACACTGCTGATTACCGCTGTGAAGTCACTGCCCCAAACGACCATAAATCCTTTGATGAGATTTTGATCTCACTCACTGTAAGAG TGAAGCCCGTCGTGCCCAGATGCTCTGTACCCAAGTCCGTCCCGGTAGGCAAACCCGCAGAGCTGCATTGCTTGGAGGACGAGGGCTACCCAAGGTCCCAGTACCAGTGGTTCCGCAACAAGGAGGAAATCCCAGACGATCCCAAGAGCAGCCCAAAGTTCCTCAACTCCACCTACACCTTGAGCGGAGAGACTGGCACTCTG aaattcaGTGCGGTCAGGAAGGAGGATGCTGGAGAATACTACTGCAGAGCCAGGAATGAGGCTGGCTTCTCTGAATGTGGAGCGCAGATGATGGAAGTTT ATGACATCAACATAGCTGGAATCATCCTGGGCGTAGTGATTGTGGTGACGGTGCTTCTGTGTATAACAGTGGGCATCTTCTGTGCCTATAAACGAGGCTACTTCACCAGCCAGAAGCAGACGGGAAACAA TTACAAAGCTCCCGCAAAAGGAGAGGGACTGGACTATGTCAGAACAGAGGATGAG GGGGATTTCCGACACAAATCCTCGTTTGTCATCTGA